One genomic segment of Vibrio marisflavi CECT 7928 includes these proteins:
- the lldD gene encoding FMN-dependent L-lactate dehydrogenase LldD has protein sequence MIISSPTDYRVTAKSKLPPFLFHYADGGSYDEHTLRRNIEDLKAIGLRQRVLNNMSELDLKTQLFGEQLSMPMALAPVGLTGMYARRGEVQAAQAADNKGIPFTMSSLSVCNIEEVAPTISRPIWFQLYALKDRGFMRNVLERAQQANVKNLVFTVDMPVAGARYRDRHSGMSGPQATIRRMWQAITHPRWAIEVGLLGRPHELGNISTYLGRPTTLTDYMGWIGDNFEPSISWKDLEWVREFWQGNIIIKGILDSQDAKDAARFGADGIVVSNHGGRQLDGVPSTVHALPEIADAVKGKVKILVDSGIRNGLDVVRMLASGADCTLIGRFFLYALAADGKEGVENLLDIYNQEMRVAMTLTGAKSVAELSTDSLVRTNYQG, from the coding sequence ATGATTATCTCATCTCCTACAGACTATAGAGTTACTGCAAAATCCAAACTGCCCCCTTTTTTATTCCATTACGCGGATGGCGGATCGTATGACGAGCATACTTTGAGAAGAAATATCGAAGATTTAAAGGCGATTGGTCTTCGCCAGCGCGTACTGAACAATATGTCGGAGCTGGACCTTAAAACTCAGTTATTTGGCGAGCAGCTATCGATGCCAATGGCTCTCGCGCCTGTTGGATTGACTGGGATGTATGCTCGGCGCGGCGAAGTACAAGCAGCCCAAGCGGCGGATAATAAAGGCATTCCATTTACTATGTCATCGCTATCGGTGTGTAATATTGAAGAAGTAGCACCCACAATATCTCGTCCCATATGGTTTCAGCTGTATGCGCTTAAAGATCGGGGCTTTATGCGCAATGTTTTAGAACGCGCTCAGCAAGCGAATGTGAAGAACTTAGTCTTTACCGTGGACATGCCAGTTGCCGGAGCCCGCTATCGAGACCGACATTCTGGGATGAGTGGACCACAGGCAACAATTCGTCGTATGTGGCAAGCCATTACGCATCCGAGATGGGCAATTGAGGTCGGCTTATTAGGGCGTCCACATGAGCTTGGTAATATCTCTACTTACCTTGGCAGGCCCACCACTCTCACTGATTATATGGGGTGGATAGGTGACAACTTTGAACCTTCAATTAGCTGGAAAGATTTAGAGTGGGTCCGAGAGTTTTGGCAAGGTAATATTATTATTAAAGGGATCTTAGATTCACAAGATGCCAAAGATGCGGCACGCTTTGGGGCAGATGGTATCGTTGTCTCCAATCATGGAGGCCGTCAGCTCGATGGCGTGCCTTCGACGGTGCACGCGTTGCCCGAAATCGCTGATGCAGTAAAAGGCAAAGTAAAAATTTTGGTTGATTCTGGCATTCGCAATGGGTTGGATGTCGTTAGAATGCTAGCATCAGGGGCTGACTGCACGTTGATTGGGCGTTTTTTTCTCTATGCACTTGCTGCTGATGGCAAAGAGGGCGTCGAGAACTTATTGGATATATACAACCAAGAAATGAGAGTTGCAATGACACTCACAGGCGCAAAGAGTGTGGCTGAACTTTCAACGGACTCGTTAGTTAGGACTAATTATCAGGGGTAA